TGCTGTGACTCTGCCAACCGGTGGCGCCCACCACCAGGTCGCCCACCTCGAATTTTGGATTACGCGACTGCTCAATACGGCTGACAGCGCCGCCGGTCATCACTTCGTCGATTTCCACCGGCGCAGCGTAGGACGGTGCGTCGCTCATTCGCCCGCGCATGTAGGGATCGAGGGACAGGTACAACGTCTTGAGCAGCACCTGGCCGTCCGCCAGCTCCGGCAGGCTCACACGCTCCAGGCGGAAATTCTCCGGGGTGGGCGCGCCTTGGGGGCGCGAGACCAGCACGATGCGTTGGTTCAGGGTCAGTTCTTGAGGCATCAGGGGGCTCCTTATCGAATTGATCGGTATAGGGTGCAGACCATAGGTGCCATGCCAGGGTTCGATTGAACAGGCACAAACAAAAATGCCAGGCACTGGGCCTGGCATTGGAGTCTAGCTACAACTGAGGAATCAGAACGGCATCTTCATGCCCGGCGGCAGTTGCATGCCGGCGGTCGCAGCGCCCATTTTTTCCTGGCTGTTGGCTTCGATCTTGCGCACGGCGTCGTTGACGGCCGCGGCGAACAGCGCCTCGAGCATTTCCAGGTCATCTTCGCCCACGCCTGGCAGCACGCTTGGGTCGATGCTCACGCGCTTGATGTCGTGACGACCGGTCATCACCACGCTGACCATATCGCCACCGGCTTTACCGGTGACTTCGGCGTTGGCCAGTTCTTCCTGCATCTTGGCCATTTTTTCCTGCATCTGCTGCGCCTGCTTCATCAGGCCGGCCATGCCACCTTTCATCATGGGAATCACCTCAAAAGTACGTGGATCAAGTTAGTAGCCCGGTGTCATGACGCTTGGGGCACCGGGGCTTCGACAGGTTCAATTGTATCGTGACGGACGACCGCCCCGAACTGTTGCATCATTTGCTGGATGAGCGGGTCTGCGTGGATCGAATCCTCGGCCTCGCGCTGACGGTTGATACGCCGGCGGGTCGCGGCCTGGGCCGGGGTTTCCTGCTCGGGTTTGATCAGCTCGATGGCGATGGTCAGTGTGCGCTCATGGTACTGGTTGAGCGCATCGTTGAGTCGGCGCTGCTGGGTCGCGTTGAACAGGGCGCT
The genomic region above belongs to Pseudomonas sp. S35 and contains:
- a CDS encoding YbaB/EbfC family nucleoid-associated protein, yielding MMKGGMAGLMKQAQQMQEKMAKMQEELANAEVTGKAGGDMVSVVMTGRHDIKRVSIDPSVLPGVGEDDLEMLEALFAAAVNDAVRKIEANSQEKMGAATAGMQLPPGMKMPF